The following coding sequences lie in one Lepidochelys kempii isolate rLepKem1 chromosome 18, rLepKem1.hap2, whole genome shotgun sequence genomic window:
- the OTUD3 gene encoding OTU domain-containing protein 3 isoform X1 translates to MSRRQAAKARPGGGGKKAETERKRDERAARRALAKERRNRAPPEGGGGGAAQEFVSFGNQLQALGLKLREVPGDGNCLFRALGDQLEGHSRNHLKYRQETVDYMIKQREDFEPFVEDDVPFERHVANLAKPGTFAGNDAIVAFARNNQMNVVIHQLNAPLWQIRGTDKSNARELHIAYRYGEHYDSVRRINDNSEAPTHLQTEMLCKNESNKREKIRPQKAESEEELEDEVEDAVQKVCNATGCSDVDLIVQILEVKNYDIDSAIFGILQVNEVKRIYSEEECETQAKGQKSQSSALWKENGSGTRIFGNQGLHQDGTKNNKTQASPDEENQTNKKHFPKVSNKQRKEQQRLEKKRRQEERHRQKVLANRSNNADNNRSETDSDTQVTLVKTLAALNI, encoded by the exons ATGTCCCGCAGGCAGGCGGCCAAGGCGCGGCCCGGCGGCGGGGGCAAGAAGGCGGAGACGGAGCGGAAGCGGGACGAGCGGGCGGCCCGCCGGGCGCTGGCCAAGGAGCGCAGGAACCGGGCCCCCCCggagggcggcggcggcggcgcggccCAGGAGTTCGTTAGCTTCGGCAACCAGCTGCAGGCGCTGGGCCTCAAGCTGCGCGAGGTGCCGGGCGACGG CAACTGTTTGTTCCGGGCCCTTGGTGACCAGCTTGAGGGGCACTCCAGAAACCACCTCAAATACCGCCAGGAAACAGTGGATTACATGATAAAGCAGAGGGAAGATTTTGAACCTTTTGTGGAGGATGATGTTCCCTTTGAGAGACATG ttgccaATTTGGCGAAGCCTGGTACATTTGCTGGCAATGATGCTATTGTGGCATTTGCAAGGAACAATCAAATGAATGTGGTTATTCATCAGCTCAATGCCCCTCTGTGGCAG ATTCGAGGCACGGATAAAAGCAACGCAAGGGAACTGCACATCGCCTATCGGTATGGCGAGCACTACGATAGCGTGCGGAGAATAAATGACAACTCTGAAGCCCCCACACATCTTCAAACAGAG ATGCTGTGTAAAAATGAATCTAATAAGAGGGAGAAAATCAGGCCACAGAAGGCTGAATCTGAAGAGGAGTTAGAGGATGAAGTGGAAGATGCTGTACAAAAAGTCTGTAATGCAACTGGGTGTTCG GATGTTGATTTAATCGTCCAGATTCTGGAAGTGAAGAACTATGATATTGACTCTGCAATATTTGGCATTCTCCAAGTGAATGAAGTGAAAAGAATCT ATTCTGAAGAGGAATGTGAGACCCAGGCCAAAGGTCagaagtcacagagctcagcctTGTGGAAGGAGAATGGAAGTGGCACCAGAATATTTGGAAATCAGGGGTTGCATCAGGATGGAACAAAAAACAACAAGACACAGGCTAGTCCAGATGAAGAGAatcaaaccaacaaaaaacatttcccaaAG GTATCCAATAAACAAAGGAAGGAGCAGCAGCGGCTAGAGAAGAAGAGGAGGCAGGAAGAAAGGCACCGGCAGAAAGTCCTGGCCAACAGGAGTAACAATGCAGACAACAACAGGAGTGAGACGGACTCGGATACGCAAGTCACCCTGGTGAAGACCCTTGCAGCTCTGAACATATGA
- the OTUD3 gene encoding OTU domain-containing protein 3 isoform X2 — MSRRQAAKARPGGGGKKAETERKRDERAARRALAKERRNRAPPEGGGGGAAQEFVSFGNQLQALGLKLREVPGDGNCLFRALGDQLEGHSRNHLKYRQETVDYMIKQREDFEPFVEDDVPFERHVANLAKPGTFAGNDAIVAFARNNQMNVVIHQLNAPLWQMLCKNESNKREKIRPQKAESEEELEDEVEDAVQKVCNATGCSDVDLIVQILEVKNYDIDSAIFGILQVNEVKRIYSEEECETQAKGQKSQSSALWKENGSGTRIFGNQGLHQDGTKNNKTQASPDEENQTNKKHFPKVSNKQRKEQQRLEKKRRQEERHRQKVLANRSNNADNNRSETDSDTQVTLVKTLAALNI; from the exons ATGTCCCGCAGGCAGGCGGCCAAGGCGCGGCCCGGCGGCGGGGGCAAGAAGGCGGAGACGGAGCGGAAGCGGGACGAGCGGGCGGCCCGCCGGGCGCTGGCCAAGGAGCGCAGGAACCGGGCCCCCCCggagggcggcggcggcggcgcggccCAGGAGTTCGTTAGCTTCGGCAACCAGCTGCAGGCGCTGGGCCTCAAGCTGCGCGAGGTGCCGGGCGACGG CAACTGTTTGTTCCGGGCCCTTGGTGACCAGCTTGAGGGGCACTCCAGAAACCACCTCAAATACCGCCAGGAAACAGTGGATTACATGATAAAGCAGAGGGAAGATTTTGAACCTTTTGTGGAGGATGATGTTCCCTTTGAGAGACATG ttgccaATTTGGCGAAGCCTGGTACATTTGCTGGCAATGATGCTATTGTGGCATTTGCAAGGAACAATCAAATGAATGTGGTTATTCATCAGCTCAATGCCCCTCTGTGGCAG ATGCTGTGTAAAAATGAATCTAATAAGAGGGAGAAAATCAGGCCACAGAAGGCTGAATCTGAAGAGGAGTTAGAGGATGAAGTGGAAGATGCTGTACAAAAAGTCTGTAATGCAACTGGGTGTTCG GATGTTGATTTAATCGTCCAGATTCTGGAAGTGAAGAACTATGATATTGACTCTGCAATATTTGGCATTCTCCAAGTGAATGAAGTGAAAAGAATCT ATTCTGAAGAGGAATGTGAGACCCAGGCCAAAGGTCagaagtcacagagctcagcctTGTGGAAGGAGAATGGAAGTGGCACCAGAATATTTGGAAATCAGGGGTTGCATCAGGATGGAACAAAAAACAACAAGACACAGGCTAGTCCAGATGAAGAGAatcaaaccaacaaaaaacatttcccaaAG GTATCCAATAAACAAAGGAAGGAGCAGCAGCGGCTAGAGAAGAAGAGGAGGCAGGAAGAAAGGCACCGGCAGAAAGTCCTGGCCAACAGGAGTAACAATGCAGACAACAACAGGAGTGAGACGGACTCGGATACGCAAGTCACCCTGGTGAAGACCCTTGCAGCTCTGAACATATGA